The Ahaetulla prasina isolate Xishuangbanna chromosome 11, ASM2864084v1, whole genome shotgun sequence genome contains a region encoding:
- the SLC9A6 gene encoding sodium/hydrogen exchanger 6, producing the protein MAALLLLVLGLDPGPGAGGRRPGGLEEELVAEKAAEASHRQDSANLLVFILLLTLTILTIWLFKHRRARFLHETGLAMIYGVLVGVILRYGIHIPSDINNVTLSCPMQTSPATLLVNLSGKFYEYTLKGEIGSHELNNVQDNEMLRKVTFDPEVFFNILLPPIIFYAGYSLKRRHFFRNLGSILAYAFLGTAISCFMIGSIMYGCVALMKVMGQLGGDFYFTDCLFFGAIASATDPVTVLAIFHELQVDVELYALLFGESVLNDAVAIVLSSSIVAYQPAGDNSHTFDVTAMFKSIGIFLGIFSGSFAMGAATGVVTALVTKFTKLHEFHLLETGLFFLMSWSTFLLAEACGFTGVVAVLFCGITQAHYTYNNLSTESQHRTKQLFELLNFLAENFIFSYMGLTLFTFQSHVFNPTFVVGAFLAVFLGRAANIYPLSFLLNLGRRNKIGTNFQHMMMFAGLRGAMAFALAIRDTATYARQVMFSTTLLIVFFTVWVFGGGTTTMLSCLHIRVGVDADQDNVGGPEIEGRSTRAESAWLFRVWYNFDHNYLKPLLTHSGPPLTTTLPSCCGPLARCLTSPQAYENQEQLKDDDSDLILNDGDISLTYGDSSGNSDSLPSGASRRVAGNGSEDTLDQELSFGDHELVIRGTRLVLPMDDSEPPSGVVDNARHGPA; encoded by the exons AtggcggcgctgctgctgctggtgctgGGCCTGGATCCGGGCCCCGGGGCGGGCGGGCGTCGTCCGGGCGGCCTGGAGGAAGAGCTGGTGGCCGAGAAGGCGGCCGAGGCCAGTCACCGGCAGGACAGCGCCAATTTGCTGGTCTTCATCCTCCTGCTGACCCTCACCATCCTCACCATCTGGCTCTTCAAGCACCGCCGCGCCCGCTTCCTGCACGAGACCGGGCTGGCCATGATCTATG GAGTTCTGGTGGGAGTCATCCTTCGCTATGGCATCCACATCCCCAGTGATATCAACAACGTGACCCTAAGCTGCCCAATGCAAACGAGCCCAGCTACTCTGCTGGTCAACCTGAGTGGGAAGTTTTATGAGTATACCCTGAAGGGGGAAATCGGCTCCCACGAACTCAATAATGTTCAGGATAATGAGATGCTGCGGAAG GTAACTTTTGATCCTGAAGTGTTCTTCAATATCTTGCTCCCTCCAATTATATTTTATGCTGGATATAGCTTAAAACGG CGTCACTTCTTCCGAAACCTTGGATCCATTTTAGCATATGCATTTCTTGGAACAGCAATTTCCTGTTTTATGATAGG ATCCATCATGTATGGCTGTGTCGCGCTGATGAAAGTGATGGGGCAGCTTGGAGGAGACTTCTATTTCACCGACTGCCTGTTTTTTGGTGCCATCGCCTCCGCTACGGATCCTG TGACGGTCCTCGCCATATTCCATGAACTTCAAGTGGATGTCGAGCTCTACGCCCTTCTCTTTGGAGAGAGTGTCCTCAACGATGCAGTGGCCATTGTGCTGTCTTC TTCGATCGTTGCTTACCAGCCCGCAGGAGACAACAGCCACACGTTTGATGTGACCGCCATGTTCAAATCCATCGGGATTTTCCTTGGGATTTTCAGCGGATCGTTTGCCATGGGGGCTGCCACCGGTGTCGTCACTGCTCTG GTCACCAAGTTTACCAAACTTCACGAGTTCCACCTGCTGGAAAccggtttgtttttcctgatgtcCTGGAGTACGTTCCTGTTGGCCGAGGCGTGTGGTTTCACcg GTGTGGTGGCCGTTTTATTCTGTGGCATCACTCAAGCTCACTATACCTACAACAACTTGTCCACAGAATCACAGCACAGGACAAAACAG TTGTTTGAGCTTCTCAACTTCTTGGCGGAGAATTTCATCTTCTCCTACATGGGGCTCACGCTCTTCACCTTCCAGAGCCACGTCTTTAATCCAACCTTCGTGGTTGGGGCTTTT CTGGCGGTATTCCTGGGAAGAGCAGCAAACATTTatcccctctctttccttcttaacCTGGGGAGGCGAAACAAGATTGGAACAAACTTTCAACACATGATGATGTTTGCTG GCCTGCGGGGAGCCATGGCGTTTGCCTTGGCCATCCGGGACACAGCCACCTATGCGCGGCAAGTGATGTTCAGTACGACTCTGCTGATCGTCTTTTTCACCGTCTGGGTCTTCGGTGGTGGCACCACCACGATGCTCTCGTGCCTGCACATTCG GGTTGGTGTCGATGCTGACCAAGACAATGTG GGCGGGCCAGAAATCGAGGGGCGAAGCACCAGAGCCGAGAGCGCCTGGCTGTTCCGAGTCTGGTACAACTTCGACCATAA CTATTTAAAACCTCTCTTGACGCACAGCGGTCCCCCCCTCACCACCACGCTCCCCAGCTGCTGCGGACCGCTTGCAAGGTGTTTGACGAGTCCGCAGGCTTACGAG aatcAAGAGCAGCTGAAGGACGACGACTCCGATCTGATTCTGAATGACGGAGACATCAGTCTGACTTACGGGGATTCCAGCGGGAACTCCGATTCGTTGCCATCAGGTGCCTCCAGGCGGGTGGCTGGAAACGGTTCCGAGGACACCCTGGACCAGGAGCTGAGCTTCGGAGACCACGAACTGGTCATCCGGGGCACACGCCTCGTTCTCCCCATGGACGACTCCGAGCCTCCTTCCGGCGTGGTGGACAATGCTCGCCACGGCCCAGCCTAA